From one Vicinamibacteria bacterium genomic stretch:
- a CDS encoding RidA family protein — protein sequence MGLDSKRRSVGSGVSWEEEFGYSRAVRVGDRIFVSGTTATGPDGVAAPGDAAGQAHFVLDKIESAIVALGGTLSDVVRTRVFVARLQDWSKVAAVHGERFRGIRPANTLVRADLIGEEYLVEIEAEAVVGSAGAE from the coding sequence GTGGGCCTGGATTCCAAACGGCGCTCGGTGGGAAGCGGGGTGAGCTGGGAGGAGGAGTTCGGCTACTCACGCGCCGTGCGGGTGGGCGATCGCATCTTCGTCTCGGGCACGACGGCGACGGGTCCCGACGGCGTCGCCGCGCCCGGTGACGCCGCGGGACAGGCTCACTTCGTGTTGGACAAGATCGAGAGCGCCATCGTGGCTCTCGGTGGCACGCTTTCGGACGTGGTCCGAACACGCGTTTTCGTGGCGCGGCTTCAGGATTGGAGCAAGGTGGCGGCGGTTCACGGAGAGCGTTTCCGCGGGATCCGTCCCGCCAACACGCTCGTTCGTGCCGACCTCATCGGTGAGGAATACCTCGTCGAGATCGAGGCCGAGGCGGTGGTGGGCTCCGCCGGCGCGGAATGA
- a CDS encoding LLM class flavin-dependent oxidoreductase produces MTESIRFSVRVNNDLTIDDTVALALAAERAEFDQFWMSNDLFFRSAPVVLSAVAQATARIQIGTCILNPFTIDPSEIAMIAATLDELSQNRFQLGLAAGSRKFMDWVGIEHRVPLTAVRETVAIVRDLLAGKSAMISGERFRWRDGAYLRFRPSRRTPIYIGALGPKMLRLAGEIGDGVLPLLFPPEHYHTVKPLIEEAGRELDLAACVWVSLSEDAAAARRALAEKIAYYGPALTATVLERLSLTPDDFVAIDRAVTVERDMDKASKLVDERMLRIGIVGTPGDVIARLEPLVDAGARHLSFGPPLGPDPLEAVELLGRAVLPHFRG; encoded by the coding sequence ATGACCGAGTCCATTCGATTCAGCGTTCGCGTCAACAACGATCTCACGATCGACGATACGGTTGCTCTCGCGCTTGCTGCGGAACGAGCCGAGTTCGACCAGTTCTGGATGAGCAACGACCTCTTTTTCCGGAGCGCTCCCGTCGTGCTCTCGGCGGTCGCCCAGGCCACGGCCCGCATCCAGATCGGAACCTGCATCTTGAATCCCTTTACCATCGACCCCAGCGAGATCGCGATGATCGCCGCCACGCTCGACGAGCTGTCGCAGAATCGTTTCCAGCTCGGGCTCGCGGCGGGGTCTCGTAAATTCATGGATTGGGTGGGTATCGAGCATCGCGTGCCCCTCACCGCCGTGCGGGAAACGGTTGCGATCGTTCGGGATCTTCTCGCGGGGAAGTCCGCCATGATATCGGGTGAGCGCTTTCGCTGGCGAGACGGCGCGTACCTCCGTTTCCGTCCCTCCAGGAGGACGCCGATCTACATCGGGGCGCTCGGCCCGAAGATGCTCCGGCTCGCCGGAGAGATCGGGGACGGGGTCCTCCCGCTCCTGTTTCCGCCGGAGCATTACCATACGGTCAAGCCGTTGATCGAAGAGGCGGGACGAGAGCTCGACCTCGCCGCTTGCGTCTGGGTTTCGCTTTCCGAAGATGCTGCCGCCGCGCGCCGGGCGCTCGCCGAAAAGATCGCTTATTACGGTCCTGCCCTGACCGCAACCGTCCTCGAGCGGCTGTCGCTCACGCCGGACGACTTCGTCGCAATCGATCGCGCGGTGACCGTGGAGCGCGATATGGACAAGGCCTCGAAGCTCGTCGACGAGAGAATGCTCCGAATCGGGATCGTGGGAACACCCGGGGACGTCATCGCCCGGCTCGAGCCTCTGGTCGACGCGGGGGCGCGCCATCTGAGCTTCGGGCCGCCGCTCGGCCCGGACCCACTCGAAGCGGTGGAGCTCCTCGGCCGCGCCGTGCTGCCGCACTTTCGGGGCTGA
- a CDS encoding carboxyl transferase domain-containing protein — protein sequence MSLIRSQVKTSSDVFRRRYQANLALNQELAQKLDTIRKGGDERSQARHREQGKLFVRDRIAHLCDDGAPFLEVGPLAGYQLYTDDVPAGGIVTGVGLVRGRQCMIVANDATVKGGTYYPITVKKHLRAQEIALENRLPCLYLVDSGGAFLPLQAEVFPDRDHFGRIFRNQAVLSAAGIPQIAAVMGMCTAGGAYVPAMSDQAVIVNRTGTIFLAGPPLVKAATGEDVSAEELGGAQVHTEHSGVADHFAEDDEHAIDILRDIVGHLGKRDQANVRLQPSEAPAYDPDEILGVWPRDLKRQIDVREVLARILDGSRLFEFKPRYGTTLVTGFAHIEGIPVAILANNGVLFSESALKATHFIELATAEKIPLLFAQNITGFMVGADYERRGIAKDGAKMVHAVATARVPKITIILGGSFGAGNYGMCGRAYDPRFVWSWPTSRISVMGGEQAAAVLVTVKRDQLARKNQSLSSEEAEAIARPIREKYEEEGHPYHASARLWDDGVVDMRETRKVLALSLATALNAPMDETRVGVFRM from the coding sequence GTGAGCCTGATTCGAAGCCAGGTCAAGACGAGCTCCGACGTGTTCCGAAGGCGCTATCAGGCCAACCTCGCGCTCAACCAGGAGCTCGCGCAGAAGCTGGATACCATCCGAAAGGGCGGCGACGAACGATCCCAGGCGCGCCATCGAGAGCAAGGCAAGCTCTTCGTGCGCGACCGCATTGCCCACCTCTGCGACGACGGCGCCCCTTTTCTCGAAGTCGGACCCCTGGCCGGATATCAGCTCTATACGGACGACGTCCCCGCGGGTGGGATCGTCACCGGAGTGGGTCTGGTTCGCGGCCGCCAGTGCATGATCGTCGCCAACGACGCGACGGTGAAAGGGGGCACCTACTACCCCATCACCGTCAAGAAGCATCTCCGCGCCCAGGAGATTGCGCTCGAGAACCGGCTGCCTTGCCTCTATCTCGTCGACAGCGGCGGTGCTTTTCTTCCGCTGCAGGCTGAAGTCTTTCCCGACCGGGACCACTTCGGGCGAATCTTTCGCAACCAGGCCGTTTTGAGTGCCGCGGGCATCCCGCAGATCGCGGCGGTCATGGGCATGTGCACCGCCGGTGGCGCCTACGTGCCGGCGATGAGCGATCAGGCGGTCATCGTCAACAGGACGGGAACGATTTTTCTCGCCGGCCCTCCACTCGTCAAAGCGGCGACGGGCGAGGACGTATCTGCCGAAGAGCTCGGGGGCGCACAGGTTCACACCGAACATTCCGGCGTCGCCGATCACTTCGCCGAGGACGACGAGCACGCGATCGATATCCTTCGCGACATCGTGGGACATCTCGGCAAGCGCGATCAGGCGAACGTGAGGCTCCAACCGTCGGAGGCGCCGGCCTACGACCCCGACGAGATCCTGGGCGTTTGGCCCCGCGACCTCAAGCGACAGATCGACGTGAGGGAAGTTCTGGCCCGCATCTTGGACGGAAGCCGCCTCTTCGAGTTCAAGCCTCGCTATGGAACGACGCTCGTAACCGGGTTCGCGCACATCGAGGGTATCCCGGTCGCCATACTCGCCAACAATGGGGTGTTGTTCAGCGAGAGCGCGCTCAAGGCGACCCATTTCATCGAGCTGGCGACGGCGGAGAAGATCCCGCTGCTCTTCGCCCAGAACATCACCGGCTTCATGGTGGGAGCCGACTACGAGCGTAGGGGTATCGCCAAGGACGGGGCGAAAATGGTGCACGCCGTCGCCACCGCCCGCGTTCCCAAGATCACGATCATCCTGGGTGGAAGTTTCGGCGCGGGAAACTACGGGATGTGCGGCCGGGCGTACGATCCCCGCTTCGTCTGGAGCTGGCCTACTAGCCGGATCTCGGTGATGGGAGGCGAGCAAGCGGCCGCCGTTCTCGTCACGGTGAAGCGAGACCAGCTGGCGCGAAAGAACCAGAGCCTCTCGAGCGAGGAAGCCGAGGCGATCGCCCGGCCGATCCGCGAGAAGTACGAAGAGGAGGGCCATCCTTATCATGCCTCCGCCCGCTTGTGGGACGACGGGGTCGTCGACATGAGAGAGACCCGGAAGGTTCTGGCGCTCTCCCTGGCGACGGCGCTGAACGCTCCCATGGATGAAACGAGGGTCGGCGTTTTCAGGATGTGA